A stretch of the bacterium genome encodes the following:
- the topA gene encoding type I DNA topoisomerase has translation MSNTSPTIIIVESPTKVKSLEKYLGSGYKTYASVGHIRDLPSTGLGVDLKNLFTPDYQVIPGKEKIVNELRKATNGKNVLLATDPDREGEAIAWHIAELIQDKALSLARVEFEEITKSAILNAIKHPREIDLNRVDAQQARRVLDRLVGYLVSPLLWKTIKTGISAGRVQSVALRLVCEREEEILAFIPEEYWNVEAIFAVGTGEVKTKLVTWDGEKAERLPAVTAPLVVEYCEGHTGKVLKVETKSVKKTPPPPFTTSTLQQAASSKMGFGVRRTMTVAQQLYEGVELPGEGPVGLITYMRTDSVRLASEAVSALRTQIQNSYGKEYVPEHPRQYKTKSDAQDAHEAVRPTDPSRHPNDVREHLTNEQAKLYDIIWRRTMASQMEAARFERQSADIAVRDRAVFRANGQRLLFDGFLKLYGRDDEEEEGGLLPDGLLEKAILPLLQIIPSQHFTEPPARFSEATLVKELDELGIGRPSTYASIVQTLLDREYALRYEKKLQPTPLGRVVNRLLVGEFPDLFDVEYTAKMESELDEIAEGKGEWQNVIGELYRPLEKKLASAQTPEHLKTLRDAAFLPSTEVCPNGHPAMQLRIGRFGAYLRCSECSATKNLSSIANGAAAAEVPEELLSEPCEKCGSKMVARQGKFGAFLGCSNYPKCDNIRRLPSNVTVGTTDEKKKRTIDVTPEDVGITGCPVCGLPMAARLGRFGPFFSCSTYPKCNGIVNIRKDKTGAYKAVTPRPKEPGSEKSTHKKTGTTKKSTVKPTAKTPAKPAVKPAVKKAVKATAKPATKAKSSSKPATKQATSLKRAAKRSS, from the coding sequence GCGACCAATGGGAAAAATGTGCTGCTGGCGACTGACCCTGACCGTGAAGGGGAAGCGATTGCGTGGCACATCGCCGAATTGATACAAGACAAAGCGTTGTCGTTGGCGCGGGTCGAATTTGAAGAAATCACCAAATCGGCGATTCTGAATGCGATCAAACATCCCCGCGAAATCGATTTGAACCGGGTTGACGCGCAACAGGCGCGCCGGGTACTCGACCGGTTGGTTGGTTACTTAGTCAGTCCATTGCTTTGGAAGACTATAAAAACAGGTATCTCTGCCGGACGTGTGCAATCAGTTGCGTTGCGGTTGGTGTGCGAACGCGAAGAGGAAATTCTTGCATTTATCCCCGAAGAATATTGGAATGTTGAAGCGATTTTTGCCGTCGGTACCGGGGAAGTAAAAACCAAACTGGTCACATGGGACGGTGAAAAAGCCGAGCGGTTGCCGGCAGTGACTGCGCCACTCGTCGTCGAGTATTGTGAAGGGCATACCGGTAAGGTTCTGAAAGTCGAAACGAAATCGGTGAAGAAAACACCACCGCCGCCGTTTACTACTTCCACTTTACAGCAAGCTGCATCAAGTAAAATGGGTTTTGGCGTTCGCCGGACGATGACAGTCGCTCAACAGCTGTATGAAGGGGTTGAGCTGCCGGGCGAGGGGCCGGTCGGTTTGATTACCTATATGCGTACCGATTCGGTACGGCTTGCCAGCGAAGCAGTTTCAGCGTTGCGCACACAGATTCAAAATTCCTATGGGAAAGAGTATGTACCGGAGCATCCCCGGCAATACAAGACGAAATCCGATGCACAGGATGCCCACGAGGCAGTTAGACCGACTGATCCTTCCCGCCATCCGAACGATGTTCGCGAACATCTTACCAACGAACAAGCGAAATTATATGATATCATTTGGCGGCGGACGATGGCATCGCAAATGGAAGCGGCGCGCTTTGAGCGGCAGTCGGCTGACATCGCGGTGCGTGACCGGGCGGTGTTCCGAGCCAATGGACAACGGTTGTTGTTCGATGGCTTCCTGAAATTGTATGGTCGCGACGATGAAGAAGAGGAAGGCGGCTTGTTGCCGGACGGCTTACTCGAAAAAGCAATTTTACCATTATTGCAAATCATTCCGTCGCAACACTTCACCGAACCGCCGGCGCGTTTCAGCGAAGCGACTTTGGTGAAAGAGTTGGATGAATTGGGAATCGGACGTCCCTCGACCTATGCTTCCATCGTCCAAACCTTGCTCGACCGTGAATACGCATTACGCTACGAGAAAAAATTGCAACCGACGCCGCTGGGACGAGTGGTCAATCGTTTGCTGGTAGGTGAATTCCCCGATTTATTCGATGTCGAGTACACTGCGAAAATGGAAAGTGAACTCGATGAAATCGCCGAAGGGAAAGGGGAATGGCAGAATGTCATCGGGGAACTGTATCGTCCGCTGGAAAAGAAACTGGCATCGGCACAGACACCGGAACACCTGAAGACGTTGCGCGATGCGGCATTTCTCCCCTCTACCGAAGTTTGTCCGAATGGACACCCGGCGATGCAACTGCGGATTGGTCGCTTCGGTGCATATCTCCGGTGCAGTGAATGCAGCGCGACGAAGAATCTTTCCTCGATTGCCAATGGCGCTGCGGCGGCAGAAGTACCGGAAGAGTTGTTGTCGGAACCGTGCGAGAAGTGCGGCTCTAAAATGGTCGCGCGGCAAGGGAAATTCGGCGCATTTTTGGGTTGCAGCAATTATCCGAAATGCGATAACATCCGCCGGTTACCCTCCAATGTTACCGTTGGCACAACCGATGAGAAAAAGAAAAGGACTATCGATGTAACGCCGGAAGATGTGGGGATTACTGGATGTCCGGTGTGCGGTTTACCGATGGCGGCACGGTTGGGAAGATTTGGACCGTTCTTCTCGTGTTCGACCTATCCGAAATGCAACGGCATTGTCAACATTCGGAAGGATAAAACCGGTGCATATAAAGCAGTAACGCCGCGTCCGAAAGAGCCGGGCAGTGAGAAATCCACTCACAAGAAAACCGGGACGACAAAGAAATCAACCGTTAAACCAACGGCAAAGACGCCCGCGAAACCGGCTGTAAAACCGGCAGTTAAGAAAGCCGTGAAGGCAACCGCCAAACCGGCAACGAAAGCGAAATCGTCGAGCAAACCGGCGACGAAACAGGCGACTTCGTTAAAACGAGCGGCAAAGCGATCTTCCTAA